A genomic window from Inediibacterium massiliense includes:
- a CDS encoding cyclic-di-AMP receptor, translating into MKLIIAIIHDEDAPHLVKKLTQEGYRVTKLSSTGGFLRSGNTTILVGVEKEKVSQVIDIIKEKCKSRKEMAPAPTPIMGNAGIFVGHPVEVQVGGATIFVVDVEQFEKA; encoded by the coding sequence ATGAAATTAATTATTGCAATTATTCATGATGAGGATGCTCCGCATTTAGTAAAAAAATTAACACAAGAGGGATATAGAGTGACAAAGCTATCTTCAACTGGAGGTTTTTTAAGATCAGGTAATACAACTATATTGGTAGGAGTAGAGAAAGAAAAAGTCAGTCAAGTGATTGATATTATTAAAGAAAAATGTAAAAGCCGCAAAGAAATGGCTCCAGCTCCTACTCCGATTATGGGAAATGCAGGAATATTTGTAGGTCATCCAGTAGAAGTACAAGTAGGAGGGGCTACTATATTCGTAGTAGATGTAGAGCAATTTGAAAAAGCATAG
- a CDS encoding dTMP kinase has protein sequence MNGKLFVIESGVDASGKATQSEKIYKRLLEEKVKVKKITFPNYDSDSSALVKMYLNGDFGQKPDDVNPYTASTFYAVDRFASYRMEWKEFLEDGGIVIADRYTTSNMVHQASKFEKIEDKKVFLDWLWDLEFIKMKLPIPNEVLFLDVDIQTSIDLMKNRSNKITGELKKDIHERDAKYLQKTYKNALWVCEYYHWNKINCMKENALKSIEEIHEEIYKMIVSKI, from the coding sequence GTGAACGGGAAATTATTTGTAATAGAATCAGGAGTAGATGCAAGCGGTAAAGCAACGCAGTCAGAAAAAATATACAAAAGATTATTAGAAGAGAAAGTAAAAGTGAAAAAGATCACTTTTCCTAATTATGATAGTGATTCGTCTGCATTAGTCAAAATGTATTTAAATGGAGATTTTGGACAAAAGCCAGATGATGTAAATCCTTATACAGCTTCAACATTTTATGCTGTAGATCGATTTGCTTCCTATAGAATGGAGTGGAAAGAATTTCTAGAAGATGGAGGCATTGTGATCGCTGATCGATATACTACATCTAATATGGTTCATCAAGCTTCAAAATTTGAAAAAATAGAAGACAAAAAAGTTTTTTTAGATTGGCTTTGGGATTTAGAATTTATTAAAATGAAGCTGCCCATTCCAAATGAAGTACTTTTTTTAGATGTGGATATTCAAACAAGTATTGATTTGATGAAAAATAGATCCAATAAAATAACAGGAGAATTAAAAAAGGATATTCATGAAAGAGATGCAAAATATCTTCAAAAAACGTATAAAAATGCATTATGGGTTTGTGAATATTATCATTGGAATAAAATTAATTGTATGAAAGAGAATGCTTTAAAATCTATAGAAGAAATTCACGAAGAAATTTATAAGATGATTGTTTCTAAAATATAA